In Desulfovibrio gilichinskyi, a genomic segment contains:
- a CDS encoding tubulin-like doman-containing protein, producing the protein MEFNTVPTLLIGLGGIGSQVVDMIYGKIPSSMHDRIAVHAFDTNINDIDKCSNLRNLITQTSTNWTVGNYLEIADNSVNEWFPSEVRELKRKLLTDGAGQVRCVSRLAYRASIDDGKLEKLRSQIRDIFQARGDRAMPSVRVMIVTSLGGGTGSGIFLQTAMYVRDILTHEFHKNAVLVRGAFLLPDPLIQSGVLDKNHHENVRANAYASLKELNAITINAGADSDKHSGATIELEYKPRQVDINGRQSHVVTDMNLPFDFCFLYDFENERGENLKYLDNYINQMVKTIHLQLFSPLSGPSFSEEDNFILGLVSENGLNRYCGAGVASLVFPYDKLVRYCALRWADESFSSEWLRLDKDYEEELKQYERDRQAGVNGERPKIGKRYISLVDNYANDNNPDPFFLSIHDAVHIPGERAIDTRPRSQLFLENVDKLIEQIVKDDRDLNDMEQVCVLDDGRLKRSDEAASEVEDMEGHLLTYQRQVFVSVRSHKSFIINQTIRNGNDKVSTSEYNLSYWMLKRPTPLHPVAVRYVLYSLEDLLDSRLKKIREGITAVEKSIDNYKQAYNVSSKRDVVETIEDRFRDIENGSWFSKLLGGKLKVLINEYKEKSSRQLNALNVYRLLKLKELVYEELLSCVRDLLRDWKDYFDQLRSIRNGLQKELRDCTNDNERNQDSMNVYILASAEDKESMWNELRTSVARSSELPPDFLEKIYDDRYKRFCENHFGTNRDRYSRGQNFGEEIVSWCETEIKKSGRLSYNILEAITEEARSRNIDNDEHLKERIATLGRLASPFVPEISKGQVQNQEYWGINSGTLDRYSEDWIKDNFGGVSRLVRDDSFPETELIRYTARYGYLASDFTKFKASEPGSSMGDGSYHTAYMRRIKKLVAGGETVTPHLDKRWHLPAYMTDLNSIRGEGDLKMSDEAFVLGLVFGHFVNRTEGRRSLWECHTKDSAGSETIKLVYKGGAPVSGGLYDLYEALPHNPALVNSISDWANAEIGKLPSWRSSDDGKMSFSERSVQIVKGKLTILDAIASFVSERPATAEAELEKTTVHLMDVLFDLILRAKQAKNGKTNEVKNMDETLQEINDLLVNSSIYSQFVSEGTRLARNWNVKVKSYQKSLEDIF; encoded by the coding sequence GTGGAGTTCAATACAGTTCCTACTCTTCTTATCGGTTTAGGCGGAATCGGTTCACAGGTCGTCGATATGATCTATGGAAAAATTCCTTCGAGTATGCACGATAGAATTGCTGTTCATGCTTTTGATACCAATATTAATGATATTGATAAATGTTCAAATTTGCGAAATTTAATTACACAGACCAGCACTAACTGGACTGTTGGTAATTATTTAGAAATTGCTGACAACTCCGTAAACGAATGGTTTCCGAGCGAGGTCAGAGAACTTAAACGCAAACTTCTGACTGATGGAGCAGGACAGGTCCGATGTGTGTCAAGGCTGGCGTATCGTGCTTCAATTGATGACGGGAAACTTGAGAAGCTTCGCTCTCAAATCCGGGATATTTTTCAGGCGCGTGGCGACCGGGCTATGCCGAGCGTCAGGGTTATGATTGTAACTTCTTTAGGAGGCGGAACAGGGTCAGGTATTTTTTTGCAGACCGCAATGTATGTCCGCGATATTCTGACCCATGAATTTCATAAAAATGCTGTGCTGGTCCGCGGTGCTTTTTTGCTTCCAGATCCTTTGATACAGAGCGGCGTTCTTGATAAGAACCACCATGAAAATGTTCGTGCGAACGCCTACGCCAGCCTTAAGGAACTTAATGCGATAACTATTAATGCCGGAGCTGACAGTGATAAACATAGCGGAGCAACGATAGAGTTGGAATATAAGCCGCGCCAAGTCGATATCAACGGCAGGCAGTCACATGTTGTCACCGATATGAATCTTCCTTTTGATTTTTGCTTTTTATATGATTTTGAGAATGAAAGAGGGGAAAACCTCAAATATCTGGATAACTATATCAACCAGATGGTTAAAACTATTCATCTTCAGCTTTTTTCTCCTCTCAGCGGTCCTTCCTTTTCCGAAGAGGATAACTTTATTCTTGGGCTGGTCAGCGAAAACGGGCTCAACCGTTACTGCGGAGCCGGTGTTGCCTCGCTTGTGTTCCCTTACGATAAGCTTGTCAGGTATTGCGCTCTTCGCTGGGCTGATGAAAGCTTTTCAAGTGAATGGCTGCGGCTGGACAAAGATTACGAGGAAGAGCTTAAGCAATACGAAAGGGACAGACAGGCCGGTGTAAACGGGGAGCGTCCTAAAATTGGAAAGAGATATATTTCTCTTGTTGATAATTATGCAAATGACAACAACCCTGATCCCTTCTTTTTAAGCATACATGATGCAGTTCATATTCCCGGTGAGAGAGCAATCGATACAAGACCCCGTTCTCAATTATTCCTTGAGAATGTAGATAAGTTGATTGAGCAGATCGTAAAGGATGATAGAGATCTTAATGATATGGAGCAGGTATGTGTTCTTGATGATGGTCGGCTTAAAAGAAGTGATGAAGCTGCCAGTGAAGTTGAGGATATGGAGGGTCATCTTCTAACATATCAGCGTCAGGTGTTTGTTTCAGTACGCAGTCATAAAAGTTTTATTATCAATCAAACTATAAGAAATGGGAATGATAAGGTAAGTACTTCAGAATATAATCTGAGTTATTGGATGCTTAAACGTCCGACACCTCTTCATCCGGTTGCAGTGCGTTATGTTTTGTACAGTTTGGAGGATCTGCTTGATTCCCGTTTGAAAAAAATTCGTGAAGGAATCACTGCCGTTGAAAAAAGTATCGATAACTATAAACAAGCTTATAATGTGAGTTCCAAAAGAGATGTTGTTGAAACAATTGAAGACCGGTTCAGGGATATTGAAAACGGATCATGGTTTTCAAAATTATTGGGCGGCAAGTTAAAAGTTTTAATTAATGAATACAAAGAAAAGTCTTCCAGGCAGCTTAATGCACTTAATGTATATAGATTACTCAAGCTTAAGGAACTGGTTTATGAAGAGTTGTTAAGCTGTGTGCGTGATCTTTTAAGAGACTGGAAAGATTATTTTGACCAGTTACGTTCGATTAGAAACGGTTTGCAAAAAGAACTTAGAGATTGCACGAACGATAATGAACGTAATCAGGATTCAATGAATGTTTATATACTCGCCTCTGCAGAAGATAAAGAGAGTATGTGGAATGAATTGCGTACTTCAGTTGCAAGAAGCAGTGAGTTGCCGCCTGATTTTCTGGAAAAGATTTATGACGATAGATACAAAAGATTTTGTGAAAATCATTTCGGTACTAACCGGGACAGATATTCCAGAGGCCAAAATTTCGGCGAAGAAATTGTTTCATGGTGTGAAACAGAAATTAAAAAATCAGGCCGGTTAAGCTATAATATTCTCGAAGCGATTACTGAAGAAGCACGGTCCAGAAATATTGATAATGATGAACATTTAAAAGAACGGATTGCAACTTTAGGTCGCCTTGCTTCTCCTTTTGTCCCTGAAATATCAAAAGGACAAGTTCAAAATCAGGAGTATTGGGGGATTAATTCCGGTACTCTTGATAGATATTCAGAAGATTGGATCAAAGATAATTTCGGAGGAGTCAGCAGGCTTGTACGGGATGATTCTTTTCCAGAAACTGAACTGATAAGATACACGGCAAGATATGGATACCTTGCCTCTGATTTTACCAAATTTAAAGCTTCAGAACCAGGGTCAAGTATGGGAGACGGTTCTTACCATACTGCCTATATGCGCAGAATCAAAAAACTTGTTGCCGGCGGAGAGACCGTTACCCCGCATTTGGATAAACGCTGGCACCTTCCTGCATATATGACTGATCTTAACAGTATTAGAGGAGAAGGCGACCTTAAAATGAGTGATGAAGCCTTCGTACTCGGGCTGGTCTTCGGACATTTTGTAAACCGAACTGAAGGTCGTAGATCATTATGGGAATGCCATACAAAAGACAGTGCCGGGAGTGAGACTATTAAATTGGTTTACAAGGGAGGAGCTCCAGTATCCGGCGGTTTGTATGATTTGTATGAAGCGCTCCCTCATAATCCTGCTCTTGTTAATTCAATATCCGACTGGGCCAATGCTGAAATCGGCAAGCTCCCTTCCTGGCGTTCAAGCGATGACGGGAAAATGTCTTTCAGTGAAAGAAGTGTTCAAATTGTCAAAGGTAAATTAACTATTCTGGATGCTATAGCAAGCTTTGTAAGTGAAAGACCTGCCACGGCTGAAGCTGAACTCGAAAAGACAACCGTACATCTTATGGATGTCTTGTTCGATTTGATCCTAAGGGCAAAACAAGCCAAGAACGGCAAAACGAATGAAGTCAAAAATATGGATGAAACACTGCAGGAAATTAATGACCTTTTAGTAAATTCATCAATTTATTCACAGTTTGTTTCTGAAGGAACTCGGCTCGCTCGAAACTGGAATGTAAAGGTGAAAAGTTATCAGAAAAGTCTAGAAGACATATTTTAG